From a single Nicotiana tomentosiformis chromosome 2, ASM39032v3, whole genome shotgun sequence genomic region:
- the LOC104099105 gene encoding probable LRR receptor-like serine/threonine-protein kinase At3g47570, translated as MIGLESADLSNNILSGMIPKSLEALRYLKDFNVSFNRLEGEIPSKGPFSSFTSQSFMGNEELCGGFLFRPCKARSVHHSRRSRFLLIVLVPLVVSLMGLGSIVVFMFRRRKNVPTQVESLPTTTILARISYIEIERATQGFDQCNLLGRGGFGSVYKGIFANEMVLAIKVFNLHIEGAFKSFDTECEVLRNLRHRNLTKVISSCTNMDFKALLLEYMPNGSLEQWLHSDDYYLNMIQRLDIMIDVASALEYLHHGYATVVVHSDLKPSNVLLDERLVGHVSDFGLTKLLGEGESIAHTNTLATMGYIAPEYGSVGLVSRRCDVYSYGIVLMETFTRKKPYDEMFQENLSMRSWVCNSEDIIDATLLEPEEIDFKKKLHCMSSILELALNCTAESPNERLNMKDVRANIKKIKLEFFANDVAKFM; from the exons ATGATAGGTTTGGAATCAGCTGATCTATCCAATAACATTCTTTCAGGTATGATTCCAAAATCATTAGAGGCACTTCGGTATCTGAAGGATTTCAATGTATCATTCAATAGATTAGAAGGTGAAATCCCAAGTAAAGGACCTTTTAGCAGTTTCACCTCTCAATCTTTTATGGGAAATGAAGAGTTATGTGGTGGTTTCCTTTTCCGACCTTGTAAGGCTAGGTCTGTTCATCACTCACGGAGAAGCAGATTTCTTCTGATTGTACTTGTCCCATTGGTGGTTTCATTAATGGGACTTGGCTCAATTGTTGTGTTCATGTTCAGGAGACGTAAAAATGTTCCAACCCAAGTCGAATCCTTACCTACAACAACCATACTAGCCAGGATTTCATACATTGAAATTGAAAGGGCAACTCAAGGGTTCGACCAATGCAACTTGCTAGGCCGTGGAGGTTTCGGTTCTGTTTACAAGGGCATCTTTGCGAATGAGATGGTATTGGCAATCAAAGTGTTTAATTTACATATTGAAGGTGCATTCAAGAGTTTTGATACTGAATGTGAAGTTCTACGCAACCTTCGCCATAGAAATCTTACCAAAGTTATCAGTAGTTGTACTAACATGGATTTTAAAGCATTACTTCTAGAGTACATGCCCAATGGAAGCCTAGAGCAATGGTTACATTCTGATGATTACTACTTGAATATGATCCAAAGATTAGACATAATGATCGATGTTGCATCAGCTTTGGAATATCTCCATCATGGTTATGCAACAGTCGTTGTACATAGCGACTTGAAGCCTAGTAACGTCTTGCTAGACGAAAGGCTGGTTGGACACGTGAGTGACTTTGGCCTGACCAAGTTATTAGGAGAAGGGGAATCTATTGCTCATACTAACACACTTGCAACGATGGGCTACATTGCACCAG AGTATGGATCAGTAGGATTAGTTTCTAGAAGATGTGATGTGTACAGCTATGGCATAGTGCTCATGGAAACATTCACAAGAAAAAAGCCATATGATGAAATGTTTCAAGAAAATTTGAGCATGAGGAGTTGGGTCTGTAATTCAGAGGATATTATTGATGCCACCTTATTGGAACCAGAAGAGATTGATTTCAAGAAAAAGTTGCATTGTATGTCCTCTATTTTGGAGTTGGCATTGAATTGTACAGCTGAATCTCCTAATGAGAGGCTGAACATGAAAGATGTCCGGGCAAATATCAAGAAGATCAAGCTGGAATTCTTTGCGAATGATGTAGCAAAGTTTATGTGA
- the LOC108943410 gene encoding probable LRR receptor-like serine/threonine-protein kinase At3g47570, whose product MEKANSFILSVILQLLYLLVACIATNISTDQSALFALKDKVTLNSSHPLTQNWSSQSSVCDWIGVTCGSRHHRVRALNISNMEIVGTIPPQLGNLSFLVSLDVSKNNFLGDIPQDLSRLRRLKVIDLGYNNFRGEIPMWFGFFSELQILILDNNGFTAIPPASISNLSKLETISVRSNHLQGNFPKDIGNLQSLKELVLISNQLTGAIPYSIFNISSLETLALTYNQLSGSLPADICRGLHKIKSITIISNQLSGHIPASLPNCTELYELSLSYNNFNGIIPPDIVNLERLVILALGGNNLQGTHLIGDSVQKRVFFWLTTLGMQKFTSEEHSVPAADMPNNEKFMIVEAWKHADFLCKGYILSALEDDFIAIQNNNIRNMTSLWILNFKTNNLTGVIPKEIGNLHKLETLYLQFNELSGSIPEELFNISTLRVMSLAFNNRSGSLPSASSYWQTNLHYLHLGNNSIDGVIPSSISNSSNLKELNLNHNKFSGPIPNSLGDLRQLERLTLFENNLSSPHLSILTSLANCRSLKVLEIAVNPLNGVLPDSIGNLSSSLVLFDLEETEIRGEIPLGIGNLSNLKHFFHIRQ is encoded by the exons ATGGAGAAAGCCAACTCTTTTATTCTTTCTGTTATCTTGCAATTACTCTACTTGTTAGTGGCATGCATAGCCACAAACATAAGCACAGATCAATCAGCTCTTTTTGCCTTAAAAGACAAAGTTACTCTAAACTCTTCTCATCCCTTAACCCAAAATTGGTCTTCTCAATCTTCAGTTTGTGACTGGATTGGAGTCACTTGCGGCTCTCGCCATCATAGGGTGAGAGCACTCAATATATCAAACATGGAAATTGTTGGAACCATTCCACCACAGTTGGGAAACCTCTCGTTTCTCGTTTCTCTAGATGTGAGCAAAAATAATTTTCTTGGAGACATCCCTCAAGATTTGTCTCGTTTACGTCGATTGAAGGTGATTGATCTGGGATACAATAATTTCAGAGGAGAGATTCCAATGTGGTTCGGTTTCTTTTCTGAgcttcaaatattaattcttgataACAACGGTTTCACTGCTATACCTCCTGCTTCTATTTCTAACCTGTCCAAGTTAGAAACTATCAGTGTTAGAAGCAATCATCTTCAAGGTAATTTTCCCAAAGATATTGGCAATCTTCAGAGTTTAAAGGAGCTGGTTTTAATCAGTAACCAACTTACTGGCGCTATTCCATACTCCATTTTCAACATCTCCTCGTTGGAGACTTTAGCTCTCACATATAATCAATTATCAGGGAGTCTTCCTGCAGATATATGCCGCGGTCTGCATAAAATCAAGAGcattacaataatttccaaccaGTTGAGTGGTCACATTCCAGCTAGTTTGCCTAACTGCACAGAACTGTATGAGTTGTCATTGTCATACAATAACTTCAATGGGATCATTCCACCAGACATTGTAAACTTGGAGAGGCTTGTGATCTTAGCCCTTGGGGGAAACAACTTGCAAGGTACGCACTTGATAGGA gattCAGTGCAgaaaagggtgttcttctggcttaccacacttggtatgcagaaattcactagtgaagaacatTCAGTGCCTGCTGCAGACATGCCgaacaacgagaaattcatgattgttgaagcgtggaagcatgcagattttctttgcaaaggctatatcttaagcgctttagaggatgactt TAtagcaatacagaataataacataCGGAACATGACATCGCTATGGATACTTAATTTCAAGACCAACAACTTAACAG GTGTTATACCCAAAGAGATTGGGAACCTTCACAAGTTGGAGACACTTTATTTGCAATTTAATGAATTAAGTGGTTCCATACCGGAAGAGCTCTTCAATATCTCTACGCTAAGAGTGATGTCACTTGCATTTAATAACCGTTCGGGTAGTCTTCCATCTGCTTCAAGCTACTGGCAAACAAATCTACATTATCTGCATCTTGGTAATAACAGCATAGATGGGGTTATACCCAGCTCaatctccaattcttcaaatctAAAGGAATTAAATCTTAACCACAACAAATTCAGTGGCCCGATTCCTAACTCTTTGGGGGATTTGAGACAGCTTGAACGTTTGACGTTGTTCGAAAACAACTTATCATCTCCGCACCTAAGTATCTTAACTTCTTTGGCGAACTGCAGATCTTTGAAAGTGCTAGAGATAGCGGTTAATCCTCTTAATGGTGTTCTTCCAGATTCCATTGGCAATCTCTCCAGTTCTCTTGTACTATTTGATTTAGAGGAAACTGAAATTAGGGGAGAGATACCATTAGGAATTGGTAATTTAAGTAACTTAAAACACTTTTTCCATATCCGGCAATGA
- the LOC138904992 gene encoding autophagy-related protein 23-like produces MANFSVSQLQQIIEMIGKLHEKIDVIKAESLQWKEAAPWMPQAVPDLEDWVRKLASTSSYTERAWRDLAKGVTRDAILRPSSGDEGNKSSVLEQGKEKKRRASSRPEDPKPKTRKALKEARELKTPDIGVGSGAADPFKDCFTGVDDSSDIGDASLLLEEAQRFITRAIGRFRVDLSQCEAELWKVLGEINDLRLLCSKKEEAIKDLQTDLAKVREERVELDQQVSLVLLKYGFDSTVEVNPSLSQLQQKIEKIGLLREEVDQIRAECNQWKETIDRLAAEKENILTKLLSADVQLRNVKQKVSVQAKKIDELEIRRAEAKAEVESSKVLADKSIAVYRADVEAAQWLRGSDAWVHTEIPIDHLRP; encoded by the exons tgataaaagcggagtctttgcagtggaaagaag CTgcaccttggatgccacaagctgtgcctgatctcgaggattgggttcgaaagttagcctcgacttcatcATATaccgagcgcgcttggcgtgatttggctaaag GTGTAACTAgggatgccattttgaggccttcgagtggtgatGAAGGAAACAAGTCCTCGGTCCTGGaacagggaaaagaaaagaaacgaagggcttcctctcggccggaggaccctaagcccaaaactcgaaag gcgttgaagGAGGCTCGAGAGCTGAAGACTCCCGATATTGGTGTTGGCTCAGGTGCAGCGGATCCTTTTAAGGATTGTTTTACTGGTGTTGATGacagttccgatatcggtgatgcttctcttttgttagaggaagctcagcgttttattactcgg GCCATCGGTAGGTTTCGAgttgatcttagccagtgtgaggccgaactCTGGAAGGTCCTAGGTGAAATAAATGACCTTCGGCTTCTTTGTAGCAAAAAGGAGGAGGCTATAAAGGATCTTCAaacggatttggctaaggttcgtgaagaaagggtcgagctcgatcagcaagtgagcctcgttctgttaaagtatggattcgactcgactgtggaagttaacccttcgttgtctcagttgcagcaaaagatcgagaAGATTGGGCTACTTCGAGAGGAGGTCGATCAAATCCGGGCCGAATGCAaccagtggaaggagactattgacCGCCTGGCAGCGGAGAAAGAAAACATCTTAACAAAGTTATTATCAGCCGACGTTCAGCTTCGAAACGTCAAGCAAAAGGTGTCAGTTCAGGCTAAGAAAATCGATGAGCTTGAGATACGACGTGCTGAGGCTAAGGCAGAGGTTGAGTCGTCAAAAGTTTTGGCGGATAAGTCTATTGCTGTATATCGAGCTGATGTTGAGGCCGCTCAg TGGTTGCGCGGTTCTGACGCGTGGGTTCATACGGaaatcccaattgatcatcttcgaccctga